From Nerophis lumbriciformis linkage group LG11, RoL_Nlum_v2.1, whole genome shotgun sequence, one genomic window encodes:
- the LOC133610302 gene encoding adenosine receptor A2b-like has product MNHDQPRSRIKLRPSVAAVTSPREGVGLLACASRTMQLLYIGLELLIACLAVAGNLLVCCSVCLNSNLQSITNFFVVSLAAADIAVGLLAIPFAITISTGFCADFHGCLFIACFVLVLTQSSIFSLLAIAVDRYIAIKNPLRYNSLVTGQRAKVIIALCWLLSVAIGLTPMLGWNKGWNSSRGASTTCPEGLTECLFEGVVTLDYMIYFNFFGCVLLPLAVMLVVYAHIFMAARRQLRLTGLKKVSPAPSLRAPASSSRSTLHKEVHAAKSLAIIVGLFAVCWLPLHVINCFNHLCPDCARPHVWVMNIAIIMSHANSVVNPFIYAYRIREFRQTFRRILHRHLLSRGNGGGDTRSSGVRRTSSRLAGEDSFCRTVTHAYVTDASRWASTVNGKPTAATCQQCTVGQGAESITYLEGAVSVDVRDDSSCIAFVNVPALSAIHTE; this is encoded by the exons GTCCAGGATCAAGCTCCGCCCCTCGGTGGCAGCAGTGACGTCTCCCAGGGAGGGAGTCGGCCTCCTGGCATGTGCCAGTAGAACCATGCAGCTGCTCTACATCGGCCTGGAGCTGCTCATCGCCTGCTTGGCCGTGGCGGGAAACCTGCTGGTGTGCTGTTCCGTCTGCCTCAACTCCAACCTGCAGAGCATCACCAACTTCTTCGTGGTGTCGCTGGCCGCCGCCGACATCGCCGTGGGGCTGCTGGCCATTCCCTTCGCCATCACCATCAG CACAGGATTTTGTGCCGACTTCCACGGATGTCTCTTCATCGCCTGCTTCGTCTTGGTGCTGACCCAGAGCTCCATCTTCAGCCTGCTGGCCATCGCTGTGGACCGATACATCGCCATCAAGAACCCGCTCAG GTACAACAGCCTGGTGACGGGTCAAAGGGCAAAGGTCATCATCGCCTTGTGTTGGCTCCTCTCAGTCGCCATCGGCCTCACGCCGATGCTGGGCTGGAACAAAG GATGGAACTCCTCCAGGGGGGCCTCTACCACTTGTCCCGAGGGCTTGACGGAGTGCCTGTTTGAGGGCGTGGTCACCCTGGACTACATGATCTACTTCAACTTCTTCGGCTGCGTGCTCCTGCCGCTGGCCGTCATGCTGGTGGTCTACGCCCACATCTTCATGGCGGCGCGGCGCCAGCTGCGGCTGACGGGCCTCAAGAAGGTGTCGCCGGCGCCTTCCCTGAGAGCGCCCGCGTCGTCGTCCCGCTCCACGCTGCACAAGGAGGTGCACGCCGCCAAGTCGCTGGCCATCATCGTGGGCCTGTTCGCCGTGTGCTGGCTGCCGCTGCACGTCATCAACTGCTTCAACCACCTGTGCCCCGACTGCGCCCGCCCGCACGTCTGGGTGATGAACATCGCCATCATCATGTCGCACGCCAACTCCGTGGTCAACCCCTTCATCTACGCCTACCGCATCAGGGAGTTTCGCCAGACCTTCCGCAGGATTCTCCACCGCCACCTTTTGAGCCGTGGGAACGGCGGCGGCGACACGCGGAGCAGCGGCGTCAGGAGAACGTCGTCGCGCCTCGCCGGAGAAGACTCCTTTTGCCGCACCGTCACTCACGCTTACGTTACGGACGCCAGCCGCTGGGCGTCGACCGTCAACGGGAAGCCTACGGCGGCTACGTGCCAGCAATGCACCGTGGGACAGGGGGCGGAGTCTATCACGTACCTGGAGGGAGCCGTGAGCGTGGACGTGAGGGACGACAGCAGCTGTATCGCTTTTGTCAACGTCCCGGCTCTTTCCGCCATACATACGGAATGA